The Tolypothrix sp. NIES-4075 DNA window ATTTCGGCTTTGGCGAAATTTTTAGCCATTTCTAAGCGTTCCGGAAAGCGGTCAATGCCGATAACTTTCTCAGCACCCATCATGTAAGCGCTAATCATGGCGAATTGTCCGACAGCACCGCAACCCCAAACGGCTACAGTATCACCAGGTTTAATATCGCATAATTCTGCACCCATATAGCCGGTGGGGATGGCATCGGAGATAAAAAGTAACTTTTCATCGGGTATGTCTTTGGGGACTTTTACCACACCGACATCGGCAAAAGGTACGCGCACATATTCTGCTTGTCCGCCGGCGTAACCACCGAAGGTGTGCGAGTAGCCGTAAATTGCTGAAGTGATACTGCCAAACAACTTTTCTTCCATCCAACCGTTTTGGTTGGAATTGTCGCACAGCGACCACATATCACGCTGGCAATAATGACAGTTACCGCAACCGATCATCGAAGGAACGACAACGCGATCGCCTATTTTTAAATTACTTACTGCATTACCAACATCAACCACTTCCCCCATAAATTCGTGACCGATAATGTCACCTGATTGCACAGTGGGAATGTAGCCACCATAAATATGCAAATCACTACCGCAAATTGCCGTTGAAGTAATTTTGACAATAGCATCACGCGGGTTGATAATTTTCGGGTCTGGCACCGTTTCCACCCGCACATCATTAGCACCATGCCAGCAGACTGCTTTCATATATATATTTGGGATTTTAGATTTTGGATTGATAGTAGTTAATTGTTAGTGGTTAGTAGCTAGTAGTAATTACCAACTAACTACTAACCACTAACAACCAACTATTACCCACCTTTTGGTTGTCCTTCAGTTGTGGCAATTTCGCCAGCTTCCATTAGCATTTTGAAACGGCGCAAATCATCACCAATTTGTTGTTCTGGTTCTTCACCAAAAAGCTTGGCAAATGCAGCGGCTAAGGCTCCACCTGGCGGGCTATATTCAAGTACTACCTTTACTTCAGTACCGCGATCGCCTGGTGCTTTCTTAAAGCGGATAAAACCAGAATTCTCCACATCTGCACCTTCCACCGAAGCCCAAGAAATAAACTCATTTTCTCGGTCTTCCAATATATCTGCATCCCATTCCACACTACTATCCAAAGGTGCATTCGCAATCCAATGCGACCTTTTATCATTTTGCACAGTCACAGATTTGAGATGCTTCATAAACCGAGGCAAATTCTCAAAATCGTGCCAAAAGCGATAAAGTTCATCAGCTGGCTTATTTATCGTTACCGTCTTTTCAACCTTAATAGATTTATTTATACCAATCGCCTCCTGTGCTTGCTGAATCGTGCTTTGCTTAGTTACACCCTGATACACCAAACCGCCACCAGCCAAAGCCATCAGCACCCCGCGCAAAGAACGCTGACTTAAACCCATCAGCACCATCGCACCGCCACCTACAAGAGATGCCCAACGCTCAGTTTCACCAGCCTCAGCGCCTTGACCCTTACTCAACTCATTCCCCGAACTCGAAGCCATCTTTTTATCCCCTTCTCTCCGTAAAAATAACCACCTTGGCGCTAGCCTCTCCCTTCGGGAGAAGACGCAAAGACCCTCTCTTCATCTCTTTCTTGGCGTCCTTGGCGCCTTGGCGGTTCGTTTAATAAAAAACTACATCGACACAGCCGCACCCGTCGTAGGCTTCCCAGGCTTAACATCCAGCCCCATCCGCATTTGATACAATTGCGCCAATCGCTGTTCAGAAACCAACAAATCGTTGTAAATATCCGTAAACAACGCAGTCGCTACCGGGTCAGTATACATAGCACACAAATTGCCAA harbors:
- a CDS encoding zinc-dependent alcohol dehydrogenase, whose product is MKAVCWHGANDVRVETVPDPKIINPRDAIVKITSTAICGSDLHIYGGYIPTVQSGDIIGHEFMGEVVDVGNAVSNLKIGDRVVVPSMIGCGNCHYCQRDMWSLCDNSNQNGWMEEKLFGSITSAIYGYSHTFGGYAGGQAEYVRVPFADVGVVKVPKDIPDEKLLFISDAIPTGYMGAELCDIKPGDTVAVWGCGAVGQFAMISAYMMGAEKVIGIDRFPERLEMAKNFAKAEIINYEEVDAGEALKEMTGGRGPDACIDAVGLEAHGVGFEDFYDQTKQKLRLETDRPHVLRQMMLACRKGGTLSIMGVYGGFVDKIPFGAAFNKGLTFRMGQMHGQKYMHKLLELVLDGKLDPSVVVSHQLPLEQAPHGYHIFQQKEDNCIKVVLKP
- a CDS encoding SRPBCC family protein, with protein sequence MASSSGNELSKGQGAEAGETERWASLVGGGAMVLMGLSQRSLRGVLMALAGGGLVYQGVTKQSTIQQAQEAIGINKSIKVEKTVTINKPADELYRFWHDFENLPRFMKHLKSVTVQNDKRSHWIANAPLDSSVEWDADILEDRENEFISWASVEGADVENSGFIRFKKAPGDRGTEVKVVLEYSPPGGALAAAFAKLFGEEPEQQIGDDLRRFKMLMEAGEIATTEGQPKGG